Proteins from a genomic interval of Caulobacter sp. NIBR1757:
- a CDS encoding terminase small subunit: protein MTRPYVSKAPPGKPLNLMQQRFVHEYLVDEVATAAARRAGYSGKRARWQACDLMNNPRVKAAIAAAKAARDAPWTREMVIEQLRKIASANVLDYARPGADGALELDLWRLERDRAGAVKALSVVEKTDPKSGVVTRTVGFTLADRSAALIKLLPMLESGQVTKAMDRGYAFGVESILELDLGEFARMKAYWAERARETGYRQVKSGAELAWRQHQFWRRDRRVEEVADWEPATDEDLDGLNGDPAAAGARSG, encoded by the coding sequence ATGACCCGGCCCTATGTCTCCAAAGCGCCGCCCGGCAAGCCGCTGAACCTCATGCAGCAGCGGTTCGTGCATGAGTACCTGGTCGACGAGGTGGCCACCGCCGCGGCGCGGCGGGCGGGGTATTCGGGGAAGCGGGCGCGGTGGCAGGCGTGCGACCTGATGAACAATCCGCGGGTGAAGGCGGCCATCGCGGCGGCGAAGGCGGCCAGGGATGCGCCCTGGACGCGGGAGATGGTCATCGAGCAGCTGCGCAAGATCGCCTCGGCCAATGTGCTGGACTATGCCCGGCCGGGGGCGGACGGGGCGCTGGAGCTGGACCTGTGGCGGCTGGAGCGGGATCGGGCCGGGGCGGTCAAGGCGCTGAGCGTGGTGGAGAAGACCGACCCGAAGAGCGGGGTGGTGACGCGGACCGTCGGCTTTACCCTGGCCGACCGGTCGGCGGCGCTGATCAAGCTGTTGCCGATGCTGGAGTCCGGGCAGGTCACCAAGGCGATGGACAGGGGCTATGCCTTCGGGGTGGAGAGCATCCTGGAGCTGGACCTCGGCGAATTCGCGCGGATGAAGGCCTACTGGGCGGAGAGGGCGCGGGAGACCGGATACCGGCAGGTGAAGAGCGGGGCGGAGCTGGCCTGGCGGCAGCATCAGTTCTGGCGGCGCGATCGGCGGGTGGAAGAGGTGGCCGACTGGGAGCCGGCGACCGACGAGGACCTTGACGGCCTGAACGGGGATCCGGCGGCGGCCGGGGCCCGGTCGGGGTGA
- the yghU gene encoding glutathione-dependent disulfide-bond oxidoreductase, which translates to MTDQTAAPAPANHPEGYEPAKVWTWNKENGGRFAAINRPIAGPTHDKDLPVGKHPLQLYSLATPNGVKVTVMLEELLALGHAGAEYDAWLIKINTGDQFSSGFVSANPNSKIPALVDHSDPARPIRVFESGAILIHLAEKFGAFLPTEPAARAETLSWLMWQMGSAPYLGGGFGHFYAYAPFRIEYAIDRFAMEVKRQLDVLDRRLGEAEYLAGDEYTIADMAVWPWYGALAKGLVYEAGEFLAVQDYRNVQRWTDQIAERPAVKRGRMVNRVFGEPSSQLWERHDAGDFETKTADKLTAS; encoded by the coding sequence ATGACCGACCAGACCGCCGCACCCGCGCCCGCCAACCACCCGGAGGGCTATGAGCCCGCCAAGGTCTGGACCTGGAACAAGGAGAACGGCGGCCGCTTCGCCGCCATCAACCGGCCCATCGCCGGCCCGACCCACGACAAGGACCTGCCCGTCGGCAAGCACCCGCTGCAGCTCTATTCCCTGGCCACGCCCAACGGGGTGAAGGTGACGGTGATGCTGGAGGAGCTGCTGGCCCTGGGCCACGCGGGCGCCGAGTACGACGCCTGGCTGATCAAGATCAACACCGGCGACCAGTTCTCCAGCGGCTTCGTTTCCGCCAACCCCAACAGCAAGATCCCGGCCCTGGTCGACCACAGCGATCCGGCCCGGCCGATCCGGGTGTTCGAGAGCGGCGCCATCCTGATCCACCTGGCCGAAAAGTTCGGCGCCTTCCTGCCCACCGAGCCGGCGGCCCGGGCCGAGACCCTCAGCTGGCTGATGTGGCAGATGGGCAGCGCCCCCTACCTGGGCGGCGGCTTCGGCCACTTCTACGCCTATGCCCCGTTCAGGATCGAATACGCCATCGACCGCTTCGCCATGGAGGTGAAGCGCCAGCTGGACGTGCTGGACCGGCGGCTGGGCGAAGCCGAGTACCTGGCCGGGGATGAGTACACGATCGCCGACATGGCGGTCTGGCCCTGGTACGGCGCCCTGGCCAAGGGGCTGGTCTATGAGGCCGGCGAGTTCCTGGCCGTGCAGGACTACAGGAACGTGCAGCGCTGGACGGACCAGATCGCCGAGCGGCCGGCGGTGAAGCGCGGGCGGATGGTCAACCGGGTGTTCGGGGAGCCGTCGAGCCAGCTGTGGGAGCGGCATGACGCGGGGGATTTCGAGACGAAGACGGCGGATAAGCTCACAGCGAGCTGA
- a CDS encoding YdcH family protein: protein MSHALINRLRSRHGLLETALREEWRRPRPDDRVLARIKKGKLLLKDRLMALEAAVSGRRPAL from the coding sequence ATGTCCCATGCTTTGATCAACCGTCTCCGCAGCCGCCACGGCCTGCTGGAAACCGCCCTGCGGGAAGAGTGGCGCCGGCCCCGGCCGGACGACCGCGTCCTGGCCCGCATCAAGAAGGGCAAGCTGTTGCTCAAGGACCGCCTGATGGCGCTGGAGGCGGCCGTCTCCGGCCGCCGCCCGGCCCTCTAG
- the pseH gene encoding UDP-4-amino-4,6-dideoxy-N-acetyl-beta-L-altrosamine N-acetyltransferase, whose product MAVSLRPLRAEDGETVLAWRNSAAVAPYMYSEHRITPAEHAAWLARALEEGGRAEGDRRFWIIELDAAGVGLANLAKIDRANSKCEWAYYLADPATRGRGVGSVVEWLVLAFVFERLGLNRLWCEVLVENEAVWGLHERFGFVREALLRAHVRKAGVFRDVVGLGMLSADWPAARAAALARLAEKRVSVGELEAALAGM is encoded by the coding sequence ATGGCGGTGAGCTTGCGGCCCCTGAGGGCCGAGGACGGGGAGACGGTGCTGGCCTGGCGCAACAGCGCGGCGGTGGCGCCCTACATGTACAGCGAGCACCGGATTACGCCGGCGGAGCATGCGGCGTGGCTGGCGCGGGCGCTCGAGGAAGGCGGCCGGGCGGAGGGCGACCGGCGGTTCTGGATCATCGAACTGGACGCGGCCGGGGTGGGGCTGGCGAACCTGGCGAAGATCGACCGGGCCAACAGCAAGTGCGAGTGGGCCTATTACCTGGCCGATCCGGCGACGCGGGGGCGCGGGGTGGGGTCGGTGGTCGAGTGGCTGGTGCTGGCGTTCGTGTTCGAGCGGCTGGGGCTGAACCGGCTGTGGTGCGAGGTGCTGGTCGAGAACGAGGCGGTCTGGGGGCTGCACGAGCGGTTCGGCTTTGTGCGCGAGGCGCTGTTGCGGGCGCATGTGCGCAAGGCGGGGGTGTTCCGCGATGTGGTCGGGCTGGGGATGCTGAGCGCCGACTGGCCGGCGGCGCGGGCGGCGGCGCTGGCGCGGCTGGCGGAGAAGAGGGTGAGTGTGGGGGAACTGGAGGCGGCGCTGGCGGGGATGTAG
- a CDS encoding type ISP restriction/modification enzyme, with amino-acid sequence MTTEHQKAALKSYAQRIRASRRAHPAVTEPGLAPEFQRLIVDMLPLLPGAPQLTVLAEFVNAGVGRPDLALKRPGETARAFLELKSLDKSTNGRNWTLAHDSRQFARFGELPAWAISNFHEVRFYNRDEDQGHAILVPEAALDPDRTDSAADALIDAHDASPALRLIERLAQSDPPSAKDAEHLAELLAHSARLVRGIVRDRLAELALEGAEDEPLQQVRREFRDVLYSHPEAAGYSSADFDALFSAAFAQTLAFGLLLVREATGQVVDTHAHERMPDEHPLMKTALRVLSLPEVAEDVGAGFAVMLQTVNSFELKILAIRKDGSDPILYFYENFLSTFDPDARERYGVYYTPTEVVRFMVGALDRTLRERLETQGIADPQVHILDPATGTGTFLLGVADRLRREVSEIDGPGQAPAALRGLAKRMYGFELLIGPYAVAHYRLHHALSRRPDGTAEAALNLPRLGVYLTDTLARPGAAAPLGGLGFVSEGIHDERALSDRVKSEQAILAIIGNPPYRRLEVGENETLVGRWMDTLWDDLKRPVSDAGKGNQLNTFPELSVAFWRWSIWKLFEAHNAPKRGVIAFITNRKFLTGWPYAGLRKMMRERFDRIEIIDLRGDVRTGERADVESDQGVFNIRVGTCITLAIADGSKAEGTLSDVYYNDAWTSGHMSRKSKLDWMLMGEQTGQLEGAISVVREAMADMRPRPFLNGSLVSIDDIFEYSRGGVQTKRDEFIYDVSREGLIKRISDFVSGTDVAAQRAFKTTGENSWSEAKAVPFSDQHVLPVAYRPLDTRFLYNHRAYGAYLRWEMQELWGASNYALYAMPKGTNSGPAVWCHGLLPDLHAFSGRGGYAYPLYDRRPGHDPVNLKAELVAALEDAYGSEVGPEQVFDAVLCLLSGSSYTTHFAEDLEDVFPHVPFPADRSVFDDAARVGAEIRAVETFARVPSPQFLKGLAVNETAATGKLAAVEYEDGSIALCADGSGRIVNIPEAVWSFSVSGYRLLPRWLAAREGIELPDDFVPQVRDIVGRIAELIDLFVSADSILKRTLEDPLSREALGFSPSAAAVTPDPTSSEND; translated from the coding sequence ATGACAACAGAGCATCAGAAGGCCGCTCTCAAGAGCTATGCTCAACGGATACGAGCATCCCGCCGTGCCCATCCCGCCGTGACAGAGCCGGGCCTGGCTCCGGAGTTTCAGCGGCTCATTGTCGATATGCTCCCCCTTCTGCCCGGCGCGCCACAACTCACTGTGTTGGCAGAGTTCGTCAACGCCGGTGTCGGACGGCCTGACTTGGCGCTGAAGCGACCAGGCGAAACCGCCCGTGCTTTCTTGGAACTCAAATCGCTCGACAAATCGACCAACGGCAGGAATTGGACCCTCGCTCACGATAGCCGACAATTTGCCCGCTTCGGCGAGCTTCCGGCCTGGGCGATCAGCAACTTCCACGAGGTCCGGTTCTACAATCGCGATGAGGATCAGGGCCACGCAATCCTGGTCCCCGAAGCGGCGCTCGATCCGGATCGGACAGATTCGGCCGCTGATGCCCTCATCGACGCTCATGACGCGAGCCCGGCGCTGCGCCTGATCGAGCGGCTTGCGCAGTCCGATCCCCCCTCGGCTAAGGACGCGGAGCATCTGGCCGAACTCCTAGCTCATTCGGCTCGGCTGGTCCGCGGCATCGTGCGTGATCGTCTCGCGGAACTGGCGCTTGAGGGCGCGGAGGATGAACCGCTGCAGCAGGTGCGACGTGAGTTCCGTGATGTCCTCTATTCGCACCCGGAAGCGGCGGGCTATTCGTCCGCCGATTTTGACGCCCTGTTCTCGGCCGCCTTCGCCCAGACGCTCGCCTTTGGATTGTTGCTGGTTCGTGAGGCGACCGGGCAGGTTGTCGATACTCACGCCCACGAACGGATGCCCGACGAGCATCCACTGATGAAGACGGCTCTCCGTGTCCTTAGTCTGCCGGAGGTCGCTGAAGATGTGGGAGCGGGCTTCGCCGTCATGTTGCAAACGGTGAATAGCTTCGAACTGAAGATCCTCGCAATTCGAAAGGACGGCTCGGACCCCATCCTCTATTTTTATGAGAATTTTCTTTCGACCTTCGATCCGGACGCTCGGGAGCGTTACGGCGTCTACTACACGCCGACGGAAGTTGTCCGGTTCATGGTTGGTGCCCTCGATCGGACACTCCGGGAGCGGCTTGAGACCCAGGGCATCGCTGATCCGCAGGTTCATATCCTTGACCCGGCCACTGGTACTGGCACCTTCCTACTTGGCGTTGCAGACCGGTTGCGGCGCGAGGTGTCGGAGATAGACGGCCCTGGCCAAGCCCCCGCCGCACTGCGGGGGTTGGCCAAGCGCATGTACGGCTTCGAACTGCTCATCGGACCTTACGCCGTCGCCCACTATCGGCTGCACCACGCCTTGTCGCGACGACCGGACGGAACTGCCGAGGCAGCGCTCAATCTGCCGCGCCTTGGGGTCTATCTTACAGACACCCTGGCCCGTCCCGGTGCCGCCGCGCCGCTTGGCGGTCTTGGCTTCGTCAGCGAGGGCATCCACGACGAGCGGGCGCTGTCGGACCGGGTAAAGTCCGAACAGGCAATCTTGGCGATCATTGGCAATCCTCCCTATCGCCGCCTGGAGGTTGGCGAGAACGAGACTCTTGTCGGCCGCTGGATGGACACGCTATGGGACGATCTCAAGAGGCCTGTCAGCGACGCGGGCAAGGGCAACCAACTCAATACCTTTCCGGAACTGTCGGTGGCCTTCTGGCGCTGGTCGATCTGGAAATTGTTCGAGGCCCACAACGCACCAAAACGCGGGGTGATTGCCTTCATCACCAATCGAAAGTTCCTCACCGGCTGGCCCTATGCCGGGCTGCGCAAGATGATGCGCGAACGCTTTGACCGTATCGAGATTATCGATCTTCGAGGCGATGTGCGGACCGGAGAACGAGCCGACGTCGAGAGTGATCAGGGGGTATTTAATATTAGGGTCGGCACCTGCATTACACTTGCGATCGCTGATGGGTCGAAGGCGGAGGGCACCCTATCGGACGTATACTATAACGATGCATGGACCTCTGGCCACATGTCTCGAAAGTCTAAGCTCGACTGGATGTTGATGGGTGAGCAGACGGGGCAACTCGAGGGGGCCATTTCCGTAGTTCGAGAAGCGATGGCAGATATGCGGCCGCGCCCCTTTTTGAATGGAAGTCTCGTCAGTATTGATGACATATTTGAATACAGCAGAGGTGGAGTTCAGACGAAAAGAGACGAGTTCATCTATGATGTATCGCGCGAAGGTTTAATTAAAAGAATTTCGGACTTTGTGTCGGGAACGGATGTGGCGGCACAACGTGCCTTCAAGACGACAGGAGAGAATTCCTGGTCAGAGGCCAAGGCTGTCCCCTTCTCAGACCAACATGTTCTCCCTGTTGCATACCGTCCTCTCGACACCCGGTTTCTATATAATCATCGGGCGTATGGTGCGTATCTTCGTTGGGAGATGCAGGAGTTATGGGGGGCGTCAAACTATGCCCTCTACGCTATGCCGAAGGGTACCAACAGCGGCCCTGCGGTGTGGTGTCACGGCCTCCTTCCCGACCTTCATGCTTTTAGCGGTCGCGGCGGCTATGCTTACCCTCTCTACGACCGACGGCCCGGCCACGACCCTGTCAACCTTAAGGCTGAACTGGTAGCTGCGCTTGAGGACGCCTACGGCTCCGAAGTCGGGCCGGAGCAAGTTTTCGACGCCGTCCTGTGTCTGCTCTCCGGCAGCTCCTACACTACCCATTTCGCCGAAGATCTGGAGGACGTCTTTCCGCACGTGCCATTCCCCGCGGACCGATCGGTGTTTGATGATGCGGCCCGCGTAGGGGCCGAAATCCGTGCGGTCGAAACTTTCGCTCGGGTACCAAGCCCCCAGTTTCTTAAGGGCTTGGCCGTCAACGAGACTGCGGCTACCGGCAAGCTGGCGGCCGTCGAATATGAAGACGGTTCCATTGCACTCTGCGCCGACGGGTCCGGGCGCATCGTCAATATCCCGGAGGCGGTCTGGAGTTTCTCCGTCAGTGGCTACCGCCTGCTTCCCCGCTGGCTGGCAGCTCGTGAGGGGATCGAACTGCCTGATGACTTCGTGCCGCAAGTTCGCGATATTGTCGGCCGGATCGCTGAATTGATTGACCTGTTCGTCTCTGCGGATAGCATTCTGAAGCGAACCTTGGAAGATCCGCTGAGTCGGGAAGCCTTGGGCTTTTCTCCCTCCGCTGCTGCTGTCACGCCCGATCCAACATCCTCTGAGAATGACTGA